One stretch of Pomacea canaliculata isolate SZHN2017 linkage group LG11, ASM307304v1, whole genome shotgun sequence DNA includes these proteins:
- the LOC112575825 gene encoding uncharacterized protein LOC112575825 isoform X1 — MGCGRSRHSSPTLTADALAFKGDNKENRRGGKRQKLSDKNNSKAAVKHESSATPTKTTNGKTGGAKGESVQKGGGSKQQGGGAKQQGGRAKPEEAGARREWQLEEAVEASETVMAVYRSSVPASTRTSQQAAAAATAAVTTSTNIITSTTTTSSVNGSLINGAHHRPTAQEISVPDKTAHKDRAASAPSNAKPVHVTSSQLEFFRMLDEKIEGVGICMFERILSCRGDKYYHKGNMQDLS; from the exons ATGGGTTGTGGTCGCAGTCGACACAGCTCACCCACCCTCACCGCCGACGCCCTGGCTTTCAAGGGGGACAACAAAGAGAATCGTAGGGGAGGCAAGCGCCAAAAGTTGTCTGACAAAAATAACTCAAAAGCAG CTGTCAAACATGAATCTTCAGCCACGCCCACAAAAACGACTAATGGCAAAACGGGGGGAGCTAAAGGCGAGTCGGTACAAAAGGGTGGAGGCAGCAAGCAACAAGGAGGTGGAGCCAAGCAGCAGGGAGGCCGAGCCAAGCCCGAGGAGGCTGGAGCCCGGCGTGAGTGGCAGTTGGAGGAGGCGGTGGAAGCCTCGGAGACTGTCATGGCGGTGTACAGGTCTTCGGTCCCTGCATCCACTCGCACCTCCCAGCAGGCAGCTGCCGCCGCCACCGCTGCCGTCACTACTAGCACCAACATCATCACTAGCACCACCACAACCTCCAGTGTCAACGGTTCCCTCATTAATGGCGCCCACCACCGCCCTACTGCACAAGAG ATCTCAGTGCCAGACAAAACTGCACACAAGGACAGGGCAGCCTCTGCACCTAGCAACGCCAAGCCTGTACA TGTCACCAGCAGTCAGCTAGAATTCTTCCGTATGCTGGACGAAAAGATTGAAGGGGTAGGTATATGCATGTTTGAAAGGATTTTATCATGTAGAGGAGATAAATATTACCACAAAGGAAACATGCAGGACTTGTCTTAA
- the LOC112575825 gene encoding uncharacterized protein LOC112575825 isoform X2, which yields MGCGRSRHSSPTLTADALAFKGDNKENRRGGKRQKLSDKNNSKAAVKHESSATPTKTTNGKTGGAKGESVQKGGGSKQQGGGAKQQGGRAKPEEAGARREWQLEEAVEASETVMAVYRSSVPASTRTSQQAAAAATAAVTTSTNIITSTTTTSSVNGSLINGAHHRPTAQEISVPDKTAHKDRAASAPSNAKPVHVTSSQLEFFRMLDEKIEGGPDYISDDD from the exons ATGGGTTGTGGTCGCAGTCGACACAGCTCACCCACCCTCACCGCCGACGCCCTGGCTTTCAAGGGGGACAACAAAGAGAATCGTAGGGGAGGCAAGCGCCAAAAGTTGTCTGACAAAAATAACTCAAAAGCAG CTGTCAAACATGAATCTTCAGCCACGCCCACAAAAACGACTAATGGCAAAACGGGGGGAGCTAAAGGCGAGTCGGTACAAAAGGGTGGAGGCAGCAAGCAACAAGGAGGTGGAGCCAAGCAGCAGGGAGGCCGAGCCAAGCCCGAGGAGGCTGGAGCCCGGCGTGAGTGGCAGTTGGAGGAGGCGGTGGAAGCCTCGGAGACTGTCATGGCGGTGTACAGGTCTTCGGTCCCTGCATCCACTCGCACCTCCCAGCAGGCAGCTGCCGCCGCCACCGCTGCCGTCACTACTAGCACCAACATCATCACTAGCACCACCACAACCTCCAGTGTCAACGGTTCCCTCATTAATGGCGCCCACCACCGCCCTACTGCACAAGAG ATCTCAGTGCCAGACAAAACTGCACACAAGGACAGGGCAGCCTCTGCACCTAGCAACGCCAAGCCTGTACA TGTCACCAGCAGTCAGCTAGAATTCTTCCGTATGCTGGACGAAAAGATTGAAGGG GGTCCTGATTACATCTCCGACGATGACTGA